Proteins from a genomic interval of Acidimicrobiales bacterium:
- the selA gene encoding L-seryl-tRNA(Sec) selenium transferase, with amino-acid sequence MTNAPERPPSVDALARSLHETGLPHPLLVRVARQAIAAGEPASAPARAAAAARALLQPVVNGTGVLLHTNLGRAPAVATSAGTAYSNLELDLGSGRRGSRQDSVGPLLATACGAESAMVVNNCAAAVVLVLATLAGGRGVTVSRGELVEIGGGFRIPEVLASSGATLVEVGTTNRTRIDDHRRAIADPAHDVAVALKVHTSNYRITGFTEDVPLSEMAGLPVPVVADIGSGLLDAATPWLPGGPPSWLAGEPAARQSIEAGAALVTFSGDKLFGGPQAGVIAGRADLVAACARHPLARALRPGGLVLQALQETTLAYLRRDGSAIPLWRMAALPVAELRDRADAVAAGAGGQWAAVGCSSVTGGGTLPGVEIPSAGVARPGDVTAALRAASPPVVARVVDGSTVCDLRTVDPGHDTGLAAALATV; translated from the coding sequence GTGACCAACGCCCCCGAGCGACCCCCGTCGGTCGACGCCCTCGCCCGCTCGCTGCACGAGACCGGGCTCCCCCACCCGCTGCTCGTCCGGGTGGCGCGCCAAGCGATCGCCGCCGGCGAGCCGGCGTCGGCGCCTGCGAGGGCGGCGGCCGCGGCCCGGGCGCTCCTGCAACCGGTGGTCAACGGCACGGGGGTGCTGCTCCACACCAACCTGGGGCGCGCCCCGGCGGTGGCCACCTCTGCCGGCACCGCCTACAGCAACCTCGAGCTCGATCTCGGGTCCGGCCGGCGAGGCTCGCGACAGGACTCGGTCGGCCCCCTCCTCGCCACCGCGTGCGGCGCCGAGTCCGCCATGGTCGTCAACAACTGCGCCGCAGCGGTGGTGCTCGTCCTCGCCACGCTCGCCGGCGGGCGGGGCGTCACCGTCAGCCGGGGTGAGCTGGTCGAGATCGGGGGCGGCTTCCGCATCCCCGAGGTCCTCGCCTCCTCCGGTGCCACCCTCGTGGAGGTCGGGACCACCAACCGGACCCGCATCGACGACCACCGCCGCGCCATCGCCGACCCCGCACACGACGTGGCCGTCGCCCTCAAGGTGCACACGTCCAACTACCGGATCACCGGGTTCACCGAAGACGTGCCCCTGTCCGAGATGGCCGGCCTGCCCGTGCCGGTGGTCGCCGACATCGGCTCGGGGCTCCTCGATGCCGCCACCCCGTGGCTCCCCGGCGGACCGCCGTCGTGGCTGGCCGGCGAGCCGGCTGCCCGACAGTCGATCGAGGCCGGCGCCGCCCTCGTCACCTTCTCGGGCGACAAGCTCTTCGGCGGACCGCAGGCCGGCGTCATCGCCGGGCGCGCCGACCTGGTGGCGGCCTGCGCCCGGCACCCCCTGGCCCGGGCGCTGCGGCCCGGCGGCCTCGTGCTCCAGGCCCTGCAGGAGACGACGCTCGCCTACCTCCGCAGAGACGGGTCGGCCATCCCGCTGTGGCGCATGGCCGCCCTGCCCGTCGCCGAGCTCCGGGACCGGGCCGACGCGGTGGCCGCCGGTGCCGGCGGGCAGTGGGCGGCGGTCGGGTGCTCCTCGGTCACCGGGGGCGGGACGCTGCCCGGCGTGGAGATCCCCTCTGCCGGCGTGGCCCGCCCCGGCGACGTCACCGCCGCGCTGCGCGCCGCCTCGCCACCGGTGGTCGCCCGCGTCGTCGACGGATCGACCGTGTGCGATCTGCGCACCGTCGACCCGGGTCACGACACCGGCCTGGCCGCCGCCCTCGCCACCGTCTGA
- a CDS encoding transglycosylase domain-containing protein: protein MRRTARAVALFIVASAVVPVASAVAVLAAFLFLPLPASLPEAREGVTAQVSRIYDVHGDLIGTFERFDTVRPVAREDIPDVLKEAVVSAEDRRFYSHSGVDVQGTLRALWSDIRAGQVVEGGSTITQQYVKNTYVGNERSLSRKVREAVVASQLDRQVDKEEILFRYLSSVFFGDGAYGVGAAAETYFDKAVNDLSISEAALLAGLIPAPSRFQPRAHPEVAEVRRTQVLGQMLREDYITEAEHAEALAQEVWSFDVSGFPPEGQPITFIHPRRRVETAFPYFVDYVRRYMDVHYGEGAVYERGFEIYTTLDPGMQLVAEEAVRATLSGTDPPLEMALASVEPGSGYVKALVGGRDFNAPGGSVNLALGKDGGGTGRQPGSTYKPFVVAAALEAGIPPSKTYSGRSPVVISGHPFQNFGGSNFGTVDLRTATRASINTVFVQLMNDVGVEETMDLARELGVTTSVYQEGFHGLSVSLGAAEVSPLDMASAYGVFAARGERADPTPVLAVLDRDDNVLEENFEVEQRRRRVIKEVTADTMNDIMRGVFQRPGTAVGRGIGRPAAGKTGTSQDSGNAWFVGYTPTLSTAVWMGYRDSNKALRNIKGVRAVTGGSFPARTWQDFMTKALVNREAPDFNEPAPIEPVVNQARREARRGFDIGGRRTARATPDGGPYAEDLPPASVEAPTTTTSTTTTTTTTTPPGFLGRRPSTDDDP, encoded by the coding sequence ATGCGTCGAACCGCCCGCGCCGTCGCGCTCTTCATCGTCGCCAGCGCCGTTGTGCCGGTCGCGTCGGCGGTGGCGGTGCTCGCCGCGTTCCTGTTCCTGCCGCTGCCCGCTTCCCTCCCCGAGGCTCGCGAGGGCGTCACCGCCCAGGTCTCCCGCATCTACGACGTCCACGGCGACCTCATCGGGACCTTCGAGCGCTTCGACACCGTCCGCCCGGTTGCGCGCGAGGACATCCCCGACGTCCTCAAGGAGGCGGTCGTCTCCGCCGAGGACCGTCGCTTCTACTCCCACAGCGGGGTCGACGTGCAGGGCACGCTGCGGGCGCTGTGGTCCGACATCCGCGCCGGCCAGGTCGTCGAGGGCGGGTCCACGATCACCCAGCAGTACGTCAAGAACACCTACGTGGGCAACGAGCGCAGCCTGTCTCGCAAGGTGCGCGAGGCGGTCGTGGCCAGCCAGCTCGACCGCCAGGTCGACAAGGAGGAGATCCTCTTCCGCTACCTGTCGTCGGTCTTCTTCGGTGATGGTGCCTACGGGGTCGGGGCGGCCGCCGAGACGTACTTCGACAAGGCGGTCAACGACCTGAGCATCTCGGAAGCGGCCCTCCTGGCCGGGCTCATCCCTGCCCCCAGCCGCTTCCAGCCCCGGGCCCACCCCGAGGTCGCCGAGGTGCGACGCACGCAGGTGCTGGGCCAGATGCTCCGCGAGGACTACATCACCGAGGCTGAGCACGCCGAGGCGCTCGCCCAGGAGGTCTGGTCCTTCGACGTCTCCGGCTTCCCGCCCGAGGGCCAGCCGATCACGTTCATCCACCCCCGCAGGCGGGTGGAGACGGCCTTCCCGTACTTCGTCGACTACGTGCGGCGGTACATGGATGTCCACTACGGCGAGGGCGCCGTCTACGAGCGGGGCTTCGAGATCTACACGACCCTCGACCCGGGCATGCAGCTGGTGGCCGAGGAGGCGGTGCGGGCAACGCTCAGCGGGACCGACCCGCCCCTGGAGATGGCGCTGGCCTCCGTCGAGCCGGGCAGTGGCTACGTGAAGGCGCTGGTGGGCGGCCGCGACTTCAACGCGCCCGGTGGCAGCGTGAACCTGGCGCTGGGCAAGGACGGGGGTGGCACCGGTCGCCAGCCCGGCTCCACGTACAAGCCCTTCGTGGTCGCAGCCGCGCTCGAGGCGGGCATCCCGCCGTCCAAGACCTACTCCGGTCGCAGCCCGGTGGTCATCAGCGGGCATCCGTTCCAGAACTTCGGCGGGTCCAACTTCGGCACCGTCGACCTGCGCACGGCGACGCGGGCCTCGATCAACACCGTCTTCGTCCAGCTCATGAACGACGTGGGGGTGGAGGAGACGATGGACCTCGCCCGCGAGCTCGGGGTCACCACCTCGGTCTACCAGGAGGGCTTCCACGGCCTCTCCGTCTCCCTCGGCGCCGCCGAGGTGTCACCGCTCGACATGGCCTCGGCCTACGGCGTGTTCGCCGCCCGGGGGGAGCGGGCCGACCCCACCCCCGTGCTGGCCGTGCTCGACCGGGACGACAACGTGCTCGAGGAGAACTTCGAGGTCGAGCAGCGCCGTCGACGGGTGATCAAGGAGGTCACCGCCGACACCATGAACGACATCATGCGGGGGGTCTTCCAGCGGCCCGGCACCGCCGTCGGGCGCGGCATCGGCCGGCCGGCGGCGGGCAAGACGGGCACCAGCCAGGACAGCGGCAACGCCTGGTTCGTCGGCTACACCCCCACGCTCTCCACCGCCGTCTGGATGGGGTACCGGGACAGCAACAAGGCGCTGAGGAACATCAAGGGGGTGCGGGCCGTCACCGGCGGAAGCTTCCCGGCCCGGACCTGGCAGGACTTCATGACCAAGGCTCTCGTGAACCGCGAGGCCCCCGACTTCAACGAGCCCGCCCCGATCGAACCGGTCGTGAACCAGGCCCGCCGGGAGGCCCGCCGGGGCTTCGACATCGGCGGGCGCCGAACCGCTCGGGCGACCCCCGACGGCGGGCCCTACGCCGAGGACCTCCCGCCGGCCAGCGTCGAGGCTCCCACCACCACCACGAGCACCACCACCACCACCACGACCACCACGCCGCCGGGCTTCCTCGGTCGCAGGCCCTCGACCGACGACGACCCGTAG